TGGATATGCCCTTGTAACGGTAAGTAAATTATTTGAGTTAAAGGGTGTGGATCCCAATGTAAAGAATAAATTATGGACTAATACTAATCAATAGTTTTTTATAAACTTTCCTAACCCAAAAACACGGTTTAAGGATTAGCCTGACCGTGTTTTTGGGTTTTAATTTATATTTTTCTGGTTGACATAGCTTATAGAGTGTTGTATATTAATAAAAAGAAATGAATAAATATACAACATATATTTAACTGTAGGTGATTATTATGAAAAAGAAGATATTCGTAGACGGACTTAGTGGAACCACCGGACTGGGTATTAACGAACGGCTTAGCAAGTATGATAATATTGAATTAATTAAAATCGATTATGATAAACGCCGAGATATTAATGAAAGAAAAAAATGCTTAAATGAGGCTGACTTAGTATTTTTATGTCTTCCGGATGAGGCGGCAAGGGAGGCAGTATCTTTGGTTACAAATCCAAGTACTAAGATTATAGATGCCAGTACAGCCCATAGGACTATATCAGGATGGACATATGGACTTCCTGAACTTTCTCCTTCCCATAAAGAAGAAATAAAAAACAGTAAGAGGGTAAGTAATCCGGGCTGCCATGCCACAGCTTTTGTCTTATCATTATATCCTTTAATTAAAAATAATATTATGCCTGCAGATTATCCTGTGTCATGTCAAAGTATTACCGGATACAGCGGTGGGGGTAAGAATTTAATTGAAAAGTATGAAGACAAGAATAAAGACAATCCCTATACAAAGGCTCCCAGACCCTATAGCTTGGGGCTTAACCATAAGCATTTAAAAGAGATGATGGTCCATACAGGTTTAGTAAACAGTCCGATTTTTCTTCCCATTGTTGCCAATTACTATAAGGGATTAGCAACAATCATACCAATTCATACAAGTCTACTTAATAAGAAGCTTAAAGGAAAAGAACTTTATAATGTTTTGGCCCATCACTATAAGAATCAAAAGTTTGTAAAAGTAATGCCGTATATAGATGAAGAGAGTTTAGGGGACTATAAATATATATTTGATGGTGGTTTGGATATTACGGCTTGTAATGATACAAATTTGGCTGAGATCTTTGTTATAGGCAATGATGAGAAAAATATATCTATGATAATTACCAGACTTGATAATCTGGGTAAGGGAGCTTCCGGGGCTGCAATTCAAAATATGAATCTAATGCTGGGCTATGAAGAAGATTTAAATTTATAAAAAAACCTATGGTAAAATGGCTATACTAAGGCCATATTACCATAGGTTTTTTCTAATGATATTTACCGGATAATTTATCACTGGCTATCTTCAGAAGCTGTAAGAAGCTCCATCATTTTATGAAGATTATTTAGCAGCTTCATACCTTCATCCATATCCATATCTAAAGTACATAAAAGCTTATCCGGAATACTTAAGGCTTCATCCTTTAAGGATTTTCCCTTCTCGGTAAGTCTTATATAAACATTTCTCTCATCCTTTTTACTGCGGTTGCGTAAGATATAGCCTTGCATCTCCAACTTCTTTAAAAGAGGTGTTAATGTTCCGGAATCTAAGAATAGTTTTTTTCCCAACTCCTTAATTGTAATCCCGTCTTCTTCCCATAAGGCCATCATGATAATATAACCGGTATAAGTTAATCCATAAGGATCCAGTATAGGTTTGTATTTGCGGATAATTTCTTTTGAGCACACATATAATGAAAAACATAGTTGATTATCCAGCTTTAAAATATCATATTTATTTGTATTCATAATCATAACCTTCCTTCTATAAGTTTAGGGCAGTCTATATTATTAAGACATTTTCACTGTGCAATTAAATTTTATACAATTATTTAAAAAAAGTCAATAATAGCTATTGACAAATTTAAAAAATAGTGTAAAATAAAATTGTAAACAATATAAACTGTAAAATATGAACAGGAGAATTGAAAGTATAGATTATAGCTACAAATTAAACCTAGAATATTTAGTAGAAAGGAAGTATAGAATATGAAAGAGTTAAAGCAATTGGTTGAAGGACGTCGTACTTTTTATGCAATAGACAAAAAATCCCCCATTTCTAATCAGGAGATAAGAGAGATTATAGAACATTCGGTAAAACATGTACCCTCAGCCTTTAATTCTCAAAGTGCCAGAGTAGTTCTCCTTTTAGGAGAGAATCATGATAAGCTTTGGGAGATTACCAGGGAGGAATTAAGAAAGATAGTTCCTGCCCAATCTTTTGCCTCAACAGATGAAAAGATTAATAGTTTTAAAAATGGATATGGAACAATCCTGTTTTTTGAAGACCAGGCTGTTATAGAGGGACTTCAGGAACAATTTCAACTTTATAAGGAGTCATTTCCTGTATGGTCGCTTCAGTCCTCAGGTATGCTGCAATATACAATCTGGATAAGTTTAGAAGGTGCAGGACTTGGAGCTTCATTGCAACATTACAATCCCTTGATTGATGATCAGGTAAAAAATGAGTGGAATTTGCCCAACCATTGGAAGCTTCTTGCCCAAATGCCTTTTGGAACTCCAAAAGAAGTGCCTGGGGAAAAAGAATTTGCTCCTATTGATGGTAGAGTTAAAGTATTTTCATAAAGTAAATTAATATAAAATCATTGAGAAATTTATATCATTTTAAATGATTTTATATATAAAGCTGCATCTATCTAATTAATTATTAATATTAGATAGATGCATTTTTTGTTTTTGTCATCTGTATTTTGTGGTACAATATAGACACATAGAAAGTTTTTGGATGTAAATTAATGCCACAATTATTGAGGTGAGGATGTGGGTTTTGGATTTTTTTATGATATGCCCATTGGACAAATCTTTATTGCCGAAGATGGAATCGGAATAAATAAAGTTACCCTAGCAGGTGATATTAATGAAGAAGATTTGAAAAAGTATACCATGGAGGAAACTAAGCTAATTAAGGAAACAGCCGGTCAGCTTAGGGAATATTTTGAAGGGATTAGGAAAGAATTTACCATTAGTTTAAATCCTCAAGGTAGCAGCTTTCAAAAAAAGGTATGGGAGGCTCTTTTGCAGATACCCTATGGTGAAACCAGAAGCTATAAGGAGATTGCCCAAATCATAGGAAATAAAAAGGCAGCCAGGGCTGTGGGAATGGCAAATCATAATAATCCTATTATGTGTATAATTCCTTGCCATAGAGTAATCGGATCTGATGGAAGCCTAATCGGTTACAGGGGTGGCATTGAAATTAAAGTAAAATTACTACAATTAGAAAAATCTGAAAGGAAGTAGAAGCTATGTATAATGAATGGTCTTTGGATATTCTTTATAAGGGTTTAGATGATGAAAAGTATAAAGAAGATTTTAGAAAGCTGGAAAATTTAATTGAAAATATAGAAAGCTTTAGCAAATCTTTAGGAAATAGTCAGGAAGAGGAAAAACTTCTTATTACCGGTATTGAATATATGGAAGAATTAGAGGTATTAGGTGGTTTTTTAGGTTCTTATCTTTCCCTTAGGCAGTCCGTAAATACTTCTGACAGCCAAGTTGTCAATGAACTAAATAAGCTTGAAAAGATGTATAGTGAAATTTCTAAGCCTCTTGCGGTAATAAAAAAATGGATAGCAGGCATAAAAGATATTGACAAGTATATGGAAAAGCATCCTAAAATCAAGAGCTATGAATTCTTTATAAATAATATAAAAGAGGAAGCAAAACATCTGTTAAGTGACGATGTGGAAGAAGTAATAGCTAAGTTAAATATATCTGCAGGTTCAGCTTGGAGCAATATGCAGGGTTATTTGACTTCTATTTTAGAGGTGGATTATCGAGGAAAGACTATAACTATCCCTGAAGTTCGTAATCTTGCTTATAGTGAAGACGCTTCTGTTAGAAAGGATGCATATGAGGCAGAACTTAAGGCATATGAAAAAATCAAGGATGCCATAAGTTTCTCCCTAAATAATATTAAAACTCAAGTTAATACAATTTGTGATCTCCGTGGTTATAAATCACCTCTTGACCAGACTTTAGAGCAATCTTACATGAAGAGAGAAACCCTAGAAGCTATGTTAAGTGCAATCCGTGAGTATCTGCCTGTATTCCACAAATATCTAAAGCATAAGGCAAAACTATTGGGTCACGAAAATGGTCTTCCTTGGTATGATTTATTTGCACCTATGGGAGAAAGCAGTAGCAAATTTACAGTACCACAAGCAAGGGAATATCTAGTAAGTCATTTTAAAGGTTTCTCTGATGATTTAGCCCATATGGTAGAGCGGGCTTTTGAAGAAGAATGGATTGATTTCTTCCCTAGAAAAGGTAAGGTAGGGGGAGCTTTTTGCAGTAATTTAACTTTTGTAAAGCAGAGCAGGATTCTGACTAATTTCAGCGGAAGTTTAAGTGATGTAATTACCTTAGCCCATGAATTGGGACATGCTTACCATGGCCTGCATATTGAGGATCATTTACCCCTAAATACTGATTATAGTATGCCGGTAGCAGAAACCGCCTCCACATTCAATGAGTCATTAATTATGGAAGCTGCCATTAGTCAGACCAGTGGCAAGGAGAAGATGGCACTGATTGAAAGTCAGTTACAGGATCTTACCCAGATTATTTGTGATATTTATTCCAGATATTTATTTGAGACAGAGGTATTTGAAAGAAGCAAAAGTGGCTTCTTATTCCCCAATGAATTAAATGATATTATGCTAAGGAGTCAAAAAATAGCTTATGGTGACGGATTGGATCATAATTATCTACATCCTTATATGTGGGTAGTTAAAGGTCATTATTATTCTGAATCCTTAAGTTTTTATAACTTCCCATATGCATTTGGAGGCTTGTTTGCAAGAGGCTTGTATGAGAAGTATAAAA
This genomic interval from Herbinix luporum contains the following:
- the argC gene encoding N-acetyl-gamma-glutamyl-phosphate reductase, yielding MKKKIFVDGLSGTTGLGINERLSKYDNIELIKIDYDKRRDINERKKCLNEADLVFLCLPDEAAREAVSLVTNPSTKIIDASTAHRTISGWTYGLPELSPSHKEEIKNSKRVSNPGCHATAFVLSLYPLIKNNIMPADYPVSCQSITGYSGGGKNLIEKYEDKNKDNPYTKAPRPYSLGLNHKHLKEMMVHTGLVNSPIFLPIVANYYKGLATIIPIHTSLLNKKLKGKELYNVLAHHYKNQKFVKVMPYIDEESLGDYKYIFDGGLDITACNDTNLAEIFVIGNDEKNISMIITRLDNLGKGASGAAIQNMNLMLGYEEDLNL
- a CDS encoding MarR family winged helix-turn-helix transcriptional regulator, giving the protein MNTNKYDILKLDNQLCFSLYVCSKEIIRKYKPILDPYGLTYTGYIIMMALWEEDGITIKELGKKLFLDSGTLTPLLKKLEMQGYILRNRSKKDERNVYIRLTEKGKSLKDEALSIPDKLLCTLDMDMDEGMKLLNNLHKMMELLTASEDSQ
- a CDS encoding nitroreductase family protein; its protein translation is MKELKQLVEGRRTFYAIDKKSPISNQEIREIIEHSVKHVPSAFNSQSARVVLLLGENHDKLWEITREELRKIVPAQSFASTDEKINSFKNGYGTILFFEDQAVIEGLQEQFQLYKESFPVWSLQSSGMLQYTIWISLEGAGLGASLQHYNPLIDDQVKNEWNLPNHWKLLAQMPFGTPKEVPGEKEFAPIDGRVKVFS
- a CDS encoding methylated-DNA--[protein]-cysteine S-methyltransferase; this encodes MGFGFFYDMPIGQIFIAEDGIGINKVTLAGDINEEDLKKYTMEETKLIKETAGQLREYFEGIRKEFTISLNPQGSSFQKKVWEALLQIPYGETRSYKEIAQIIGNKKAARAVGMANHNNPIMCIIPCHRVIGSDGSLIGYRGGIEIKVKLLQLEKSERK
- a CDS encoding M3 family oligoendopeptidase, producing MYNEWSLDILYKGLDDEKYKEDFRKLENLIENIESFSKSLGNSQEEEKLLITGIEYMEELEVLGGFLGSYLSLRQSVNTSDSQVVNELNKLEKMYSEISKPLAVIKKWIAGIKDIDKYMEKHPKIKSYEFFINNIKEEAKHLLSDDVEEVIAKLNISAGSAWSNMQGYLTSILEVDYRGKTITIPEVRNLAYSEDASVRKDAYEAELKAYEKIKDAISFSLNNIKTQVNTICDLRGYKSPLDQTLEQSYMKRETLEAMLSAIREYLPVFHKYLKHKAKLLGHENGLPWYDLFAPMGESSSKFTVPQAREYLVSHFKGFSDDLAHMVERAFEEEWIDFFPRKGKVGGAFCSNLTFVKQSRILTNFSGSLSDVITLAHELGHAYHGLHIEDHLPLNTDYSMPVAETASTFNESLIMEAAISQTSGKEKMALIESQLQDLTQIICDIYSRYLFETEVFERSKSGFLFPNELNDIMLRSQKIAYGDGLDHNYLHPYMWVVKGHYYSESLSFYNFPYAFGGLFARGLYEKYKKEGEAFVEKYKALLNATTVSTVEEAAREAEINLEDKEFWRSSLKAVEALVEEFVKIS